A genomic stretch from Arachis stenosperma cultivar V10309 chromosome 3, arast.V10309.gnm1.PFL2, whole genome shotgun sequence includes:
- the LOC130966345 gene encoding uncharacterized protein LOC130966345: protein MGIDKAGVERKLQLQELESLRLEAYENSRIYKEKMKAVHDQNIKKKEFQPGDLVLLYKSRLRLMPDKLRSRWKGPYRVEKAEPYGVYHLSHPSSSELIKVNGQRLKLYHGEKRQRNKEFEIFLLEDPHIAED from the coding sequence ATGGGAATTGATAAAGCCGGAGttgaaaggaagttgcaactgcaagaattgGAGAGCCTTCGTCTAGAAGCCTATGAGAACTCaagaatatacaaggagaagatgaaggctGTACATGATCAAAATATCAAGAAgaaagagttccaacctggagatttagtcctcctttacaaatctcgactaAGGCTCATGCCAGATAAGTTGAGATCAAGATGGAAAGGTCCATATAGAGTAGAGAAGGCAGAACcatacggagtttatcacctaagccatccttcaagctctgaactcaTTAAAGTTAATGGACAACGCCTGAAGCTATACCATGGCGAGAAGAGGCAGAGAAACAAGGAGTTTGAGATCTTTctcttggaagatccccacATAGCAGAAGACTGA